In the Nothobranchius furzeri strain GRZ-AD chromosome 1, NfurGRZ-RIMD1, whole genome shotgun sequence genome, ttctttaaagtgacaccaggcccggtgacctttgggacatggttttaccccctataggaatgtgcgatcatcttgaaacgttcagatcacttacaactcaatagattctaccttcttgtagcgtttcagcctgattggaccttgttttcatacaaatggacccagaatgatgtgaaattgtgcttcgtgcaacataattctgggtgccatttacaaaccataagtgctaatgactccattcctttttgtggttgtaggggctgttgattggagaacactaaaacaaacataacctctctaggacattcagaagccaagttataagcccacaaaggtgtaactggactacttctttaaagtgacaccaggcccggtgacctttgggacatggtttgaccccctataggaatgtgcgatcatcttgaaacgttcagatcacttacaactcaatagattccaccttcctgtaacgtttcagcctgactggaccttgttttcacacaaatgaccccagaataatgtgaaaatttgcttcgtgcaacataattctgggtgccatttaaaaaccataagtgctaatgactccattcctttttgtggttgtaggggctattgattggagtatactaaaacaaacctgatctctctaggacattcagaagccaagttataagcccacaaaggtgtaactggactacttctttaaattgacaccagatccggtgacctttgggacatggtttgacccccttaggaaagtgctatcatcatgaaacgttcagatcacttacaactcaatagattctaccttcctgtaacatttaagcctgattggaccttgttttcacacaaatgaacccagaatgatgtgaaattgtgctttgtgcagcataaatctgggtgccatttacaaaccataagtgctaatgactccattcctttttgtggttgtaggggctgttgattggacaacactaaaacaaacctaacctctctaggacattcagaagccaagttataagcccacaaaggtgtaactggactgcttctttaaggtgacaccaggcccggtgaccttcgggacatggtttgaccccctataggaatgtgcgatcatcttgaaacgttcagatcacttacaactcaatagattctaccttcctgtaacgtgtcagcctgattggaccttgttttcacacaaatgaacccagaatgatgtgaaattgtgcttcgtgcaacataattctgggtgccatttaaaaaccataagtgctaatgactccattcctttttgtggttgtaggggctgttgattggagtacactaaaacaaacctaacctctctaggacattcagaagccaagttataggcccacaaatgtgtaactggactactcctttaaattgacaccagatccagtgacctttgggacatggtttgacccccttaggaaagtgctatcatcatgaaacggtcagatcacttaaaactcaatagattctaccttcctgtaacatttcagactgattggaccttgttttcacacaaatgaacccagaatgatgtgaaattgtgcttcgtgcaacataattctgggtgcaatttaaaaaccataagtgctaatgacgccattcctttttgatgttgtaggggctgttgattggagtacactaaaacaaacctgatctctctaggacattcagaagccaagttataagccctcaaaggtgtaaatggactacttctttaaagtgacaccaggcccggtgacctttgggacatggtttgaccccctataggaatgtgcgatcatcatgaaacgttcagatcacttacaactcaatagattctaccttcttgtaacgtttcagcctgattggaccttgttttcacacaaatgaacccagaatgatgtgaaattgtgcttagtgcagcataattctgggtgccatttacaaaccataagtgctaatgactccattcctttttgtggttgtaggggctgttggttggagtacattaaaacaaacctgatctctctaggacattcagaagccaagttataagcccacaaatgtgtaactggactacttctttaaaggccccgtgtgtgaaattcacagaaatcatagtacaaagatccgactctttagcaccacgcagtttagagtcggtattgcagctattggagcccccgaggatcaaaaagtttttttttaatcattatttaaaactttattaacaaatataacaaatacaatacaaaatcgtgttgctgtaaacggcagcatgtcatcatctaattccagctttcaagtcagcgaacaggttagttgttttcatctaacttattttattaatttaatctaaataggttttgaataagaaaaacttttttatgtcagttatgtttgctaatagcaaacggcagctagttagtgatgacttctgactacaaaaaatgacaatattttgttcattttatttgagaaatgttatatttctatttgccattttggaaatatacaaggtagtgtagtctgtaattgttttctctccgtaaacagagtcagatatcatccgatggttcatcagtggagacagacagaggacgagggagaggaagagggcgaggaagagggagaggacagacgtgtgccagcgcacagagaggcagaggtgttagacatgcgacagaagcagggcaagcatcccaagatgaaggagccgaatttgctcaaaccagccgcaacgtcccacgcacaagaggaagaggcagagctgcaataaagtctagaagatcggcaCTTTCAAGAGCTGATGAGGAGAGTCGAGGAGCTTCAAAGGGAAAGAAGAGCAGAAATTGAGGTTTGTGTAAGATAATGAGCAAATTAATAATTATCTGGGTCAATATATGCCGTCCTGTCACTCATTTCATTCATATAAGTACATACGGTAATTCTATTTAACCGTATAGCAAGTGTTTGGAATTATATGTAGTTTTGTAAAACATTCAGTGTCCTACTTCTTTCCTAATACATATTATTTGTTTTTGATAGTACCTTTATTTTAGGAATTAgccatttaatatatatatattattaatcaGCTACTCTTATAAACttgttaaaacatttacaaaacattGCTTTTTACTTTAATTCAATTAAAATAATCTTACAAAAATTCTAATCCTACTTTTCCCCCCAGCGCCTTGTACAGGGCATGAGCCTGGAGGACCACCGTCATCTCACCTCTCAACTTTTGGAAAGACAGCCAGGTCTGGTTTTTGATGTTTTGTTGGACAACCAACGCCGAGATAGGCACACCACACCCGTGCAGGCCCCTGCGTTAACATGGTGTACTTGTGGCAATTGCACAGATATGCCAACAGATGCAGAGCGCAAATGCTGTGGACAAGACTCTGTAAACTGTATAAGCCTTCTGCCCCATTTTAGACTTTACTGTTTGGATGAAGGTGTCCTGAGGATCCATCGTCAGTACAGAGCAGACCTCACCGTATTAGGACAGATTAGGGAACCAGGCGATGACAACAGGGAATACAGTTATGCTGCCTACCGGCACTTCATTTTCTGGCAGCATGGGTCACTTGGACATGGAAATCGAAGAGTCATCCCAAGTTGCTGTGTGGTCAAAATTAGGGAGAAATTTCCAGACCCTCATGGACAGTATACTGGTTTTCTTCCGGGAGTGTAACTGGTCAAAAGTTTACATGGGTTGTTGAAGTGTTTCTGATATTTTGTACACCTTTATATTGTAATTTATTATGTTGAATAAGTATTTTAGATAAATATTTTTTTGAAACCCCAATGTTAGTGTTGTACAATAATGACAAATTTAGAGGTGGCTACTCTTCAGCCATGTATACTCttgtaatgtgaaaaaaaaaatcacatctttacaactccatagttttgcattacattagtgagctattaatttacactcttacagggtcaagtcatgaaaccaaaatatgtaattttctgaaagacataagaaataaagtaattagtacagatgcacttttatttgaattaaccttattcagagtttgaacagacaaatttggaacacattttaatcttgaaacatgattttacacactttaggataataaagaatagatctaacgtaaaagactgtgcagaatttatgtgctacttcaagtaaaaagaacaacatgttagcacagtagtaaagacatcaaagtgcaatatctacatttttatgtacaTTACATTAGTAACACGCAGCAGGTATAGAATACTCCATGTAAATGTAGACAAGATCGTCACTGGAGGCCTGTAGCTGTGTTGAGTTCTGATACTGTGAAAAAAGTATTGTAAGACAAGTGTAGGTAAAGAACTGAGCTGTAGTCAAAGGATGCTAAAATGACACATACCAAGACCTCGGCTGACTTGGATCTGCACTAGCTCCGAAATAGGTGGTGGAGCGATGGGTGGCACAAGACCGAGCCGTCTGGGGTCATCATCCCTCATTGATCTGGTACGAGGCATCCCGACTCCTCTCGCAAACCTCTCGTTGAttatttttgattggagtactggaATGTATTCGTAGCCCTTTTCTGATTTTAGTGAATACACACTGTACCTTCTGGCATTCTTATTGTACTTCCGTTTGAATCTAAAAAATAGGACAATTGCATAATGAATTTCTGTCACGACAATGGGACAAACTTAAATAACGTGTAGTAACGTTAATACAGCTTTTTAATTGTAAGTGGTAGGCATTATTTTGGCTCAACTCTGACTGAAAAACAAGGTAAAACCTACATTAGTtggccttcagcattcctgattgCTGGTCGATTAAGGTGAAAGTTATAATCCAGTGCTGCAAGGAGAACTCTGGCTTCATACACTTTGTAGGAGAAGGCTTGACGCTTGCTGGCATACATCAGAATGTGGTTCTGAAATGACTCAAGCAGGGCTGTTGATCTGTACAAATGAACAGTCAGTATGAGAGAGGACAACTGGTCACATGGCTAATAGCAGGGATGCTCCAAGTCAGTCCTGGAGGGCAGCTAACATGCATATTTAGTTCTGTCCCTGGTTAAATACAGCAGAATCAAATTTATCAGCAGTTCCATTAGCAGGCCTCAGTATAAATTAGACACCTTGAGTGTGTAGGCCAGCAGTTATATCTTCTTTAGTGTCTGTATGCACTGTTATTGTATGCATTATTTTCAGGAAATGTATTTGAGcaatttttaaagtgacactcAGTTGCTGGGAGGCAAAACAGCTAACGGAGCACCCCTGGCCtacagcttcacaaaaaaatacttaaataagTCTCACATGTACCTGAAGTGCAGATATTTATGCACGTCCTTCTGCCAGCGTTTGTTCAAGACAATCTCCACAAGAGCTTTGTGACTCCTGGAATCCTTCTCGATCCACTGCTTCCCCTGCTGGTCATCAAGATGATCATGCTGGCAGTTTCCCATTGCCCATGTGTGAACATTGCAAACATGGTGTAGAATTCCAACCCAATGTGCCTGTGCAAAATTAAACACAATGCAAAACAGTATGAATATGACAGGTTTTTAGGTGGAGTTTGGGATACTATTGGAATTAAAGTTTTCTTACAAGAAACTGCTCTATTGTGGTGGCTGTCTTGCAACACCACCAAAAATGATCGATCGTTAAATCATTACATATGTATACGAAGGcgcataaacaataaacaaaaagaaatgctTCTGAATTTTAAGAGGGTGTGCTACATTTTTGGCACTAGTTAGCATGAGCTGTTTCCCAAACTCTAGCTTactccacacaaactttgtgtcACAAAGCACACAACTACTACAATGAAGAaattaaacacacatttttaacttacctgtccaaaaggAAGGTAGCAAGCTCAGCGTGTCTACTGAATCCCTTTTGTAACATGAGGTCTCTCCATCTTGGGAAGGCAACTCCTATATTTACTCTGGTTTTCTCATGATGCCGGTCTTGTTCacttttcaaaatcctttttcttttacttggatgagacaaactatcccgtttctcaagtttgcttgtagaatatgtgtgatcctccatcgctagaagtacggtgtggctagtttcttcttcttcttagttactttgtcagactgcatgcttacaaggcgcacttctgccccctgctgtttctttgaggtaacatcatttaaaaacgcaaacatcaaatgcgaagcttaatatgttgtatgtccctaaaaggtcactgtattttaagatggcgcatgccgtatggagcaccggtctgcttcttttgtctaaaatattaaaatataaagctaataataatgcttagaataaatgcttgtttgaattatcattaaaaaaaacaaatttgagaatttgatataagaaatttgataacttataagatgaaatatcacacattgggcctttaaattgacaccagatccggtgacctttgggacatggtttgacccccttaggaaagtgctatcatcatgaaacgttcagatcgcttacaactcaatagattctaccttcctgtaacgtttcagcctgattggaccttgttttcacacaaatgaacccagaatgatgtgaaattgtgcttcgtgcaacataattctgggtgccatttacaaaccataagtgctaatgactccattcctttttgtggttgtaggggctgttcgttggagaaaactaaaacaaacctaacctctctaggacattcagaagccaagttataagcccacaaaggtgtaactggactgcttctttaaagtgacaccaggcccggtgacctttgggacatggtttgaccccctataggaatgtgcaatcatcttgaaacgttcagatcaattacaactcaatagatttgagtttcctgtaacgtttcagcctcctccttgaaccgtcaccttatcgtggtggaggagtttgagtgccctaatgatcctaggagctatgttgtctggggcacttagtgcccctggtagggtctcccatgacaaattggtcttaggtgaagggtgagacaaagaacggttcgaaggatctttcatggcggtgaaaacgaagagtcggagtacccggcccggagggttaccggggtcccaccctggagccaggcctggggttggggcccgtgagcgagcgcctggtggccgggctttcgcccatggggcccggccgggcccagcccgaaccggatacatgggctcgtccaactgtggacccaccacccgcaggaggaacatgaagggtccggtgcagtgtggatcgggtggcagaccaaggcgggagccttggcggtccaatccccggacaaggaaactagtttttgggacatggaacgtcacctcgctggcggggaaggagccggagcttgtggcagaggttgagcggtaccggcttgatatagtcggactcacctcgacacattgcattggctctggaacccgagacctggagaggggttggacactctactttgctggagttgctccgggtgagaggcggagggctggggttggctttttgttagccccgagactctctgcctgtgtgttggggtttaccccgggggacaagagggtagcttccttgcgccttcgggtcggggaacgggtcctgactgttgtttgtgcttatgggccaaatatcagttcagagtacccaccctttttggagtccctgggacgagtgctagatagtactccatcaggggactccattgtcctgctgggggacttcaatgctcacgtgggcaatgacagcttgacctggaggggtgtgattgggaggaacggcccacctgatcagaactcgagcggtgttttgttattggacttctgtgcaagccacagtttggccataacgaacaccatgttcgaacataaggatgcccaccggtacacttggtaccagggcagcctaggtcacaggtcgatgatagattttgtagtcgtatcatctgacctgcgaccgtatgttttggacacccgagtgaagagaggggcggagctgtcaactgatcaccacctggtggtgagttggatcagatggcaagggaacatgccgcgtagacctggcagacccaaacgcatagtgagggtctgctgggaacgcctggcagaagaacctgtcaaaacggtcttcaactcccacctccggcagagctttgaccacgtcccgagagcagtgggggacattgagtccgagtgggccttgttccactctgcgattgtcgaggcggctgttgctagctgtggccgtaaggtggccggtgccagtcgtggtggcaacccccgtacccgctggtggacaccagaggttcggggagccatcaggctgaagaaggaggcctacagggcgtggctggtctgtgggtctccggaggcagcagacaggtaccggatagccaagcggggtgcagcagtggcagttgccgaggcaaaatctcgggcgtgggaggagtttggtgaggccatggagaaagactatcgatcggctccaaagaggttctggcaaactgtccggcgcctcaggagaggaaggcagcaactcgctcacactgtttacagtggggatggggagctgctgacgtcaactgaggctatagtcggacggtggaaggaatactttgaggagctcctcaatcccaccaatgcgcattccgaggaggaaccagagctgggaggcctggggatggactgtccgatctcgggggcagaagttgctgaggtagtcaaacaactacacagcggcggagccccgggggcggatgaggttcgtcctgggtatctcaaggctatggatgttgtagggctgtcatggttgacacgtctctacaacattgcgtggtcatcgggggcagttcctagggagtggcagaccggggtggtggtccccatctttaagaagggtgacctgagggtgtgttccaactatagggggatcacactcctcagcctccctggaaaggtctactccaaggtactggagaggagggtccgatcgatagttgaatctcagatagaggaggagcaatgtggttttcgtcctggccgtggaactgtggaccagctctatacccttgcaagggtgatggagggggcatgggagtttgcccaaccaatccacatgtgctttgtggatttggagaaggcttatgaccgtgtccccaggggcaccctgtgggggacgctccaggagtatggggtgggtggctttctgttaagggccattcagtccctttaccagaggagcgtgagtttggtccgcatagccggtagtaagtcggacctgttcccagtgagggttggactccgccagggctgccctttgtcaccggttctgttcatcacttttatggacagaatttctagacgcagccgtggtgtggagtgtgtcgagtttggtggcaggagaatctcgtctctgctttttgcggatgatgtggtcctcctagcttcatccagctctgaccttcagctcttgctgggtaggttcgcggccgaatgtgaagcggctgggatgaggatcagcacctccaaatctgagaccatggttctcgaccggaaaagggtggcttgccacctccgggtcgggggagaggtcctacctcaagtggaggagtttaagtatctcggggtcttgttcacgagtgagggtaggagggatcgggagatcgacaggcggattggttcggcatctgcagtgatgcggacgctgagccgatctgtcgtggggaagagggagctgagccagaaagccaggctctcgatttaccggtcgatctacgtcccaatcctcacctatggtcatgagctttgggtaatgaccgaaagaacgagatcgcggatacaagcggccgaaatgagtttcctccgtagggtggccgggctcagccttagagatagggtgaggagctcggacattcgggagggactcggagtagaaccgctgctcctccggatcgaaaggagccagttgaggtggtttgggcatctggtcaggatgcctcctggacgcctccctggggaggtgtttcgggcatgtcctgccggcagaaggcccccgggtcgacccaggacacgttggagaagttacatctccaatctggtccgggaacgccttggggtcctgccggaggagctggtggacaaggccggggagaggacggcctggagctccctagttgggatgctgcccccgcgacccggacccggataagcggaggaagacgagacgagacgagtttcagcctgattggaccttgttttcacacaaatgaacccagaattatgtgaaattgtgcttcgtgcaacataattctgggtgccatttaaaaaccataagtgctaatgactccattcctttttgtggttgtaggggctgttggttggagtacattaaaacaaacctgatctctctagggcattcagaagccaagttataagcccacaaatgtgtaacaggactacttattcaaattgacaccaggcccggtgacctttgggacatggtttgaccccctataggaatgtgcgatcatcatgaaacgttcagatcacttacaactcaatagattctaccttcctgtaacgtttcagcctgattggaccttgttttcttacaaatggacccagaatgatgtgaaattgtgcttcgtgcaacataattctgggagccatttaagaaccataagtgctaatgactccattcctttttgtggttgtaggggctgttgattggagtacactaaaacaaacatgatctctctaggacattcagaagccaagttataagcccacaaatgtgtaactggactacttctttaaattgacaccagatccggtgacctttgggacatggtttgacccccttaggaaagtgctatcatcatgaaatgttcagatcacttacaactcaatagattataccttcctgtaacatttcagcctgattggaccttgttttcacacaaatgaacccagaatgatgtgaaattgtgcttcttgcaacataattctgggtgccatttaaaaaccataagtgctaatgactccattcctttttgaggttgtagggaatgttgattggagtacactaaaacaaacctgatctctctaggacattcagaagccaagttataagccctcaaaggtgtaaatggactacttctttaaagtgacacccggcccggtgacctttgggacatggtttgacccccttaggaaagtgctatcatcatgaaacgttcagatcacttacaactcaatagattctaccttcctgtaacatttcagcctgattggaccttgttttcacacaaatgaacccagaatgatgtgaaattgtgcttcgtgcaacataattctgggtgccatttacaaaccataagtgctaatgactccattcctttttgtggttgtaggggctgttggttggagtacattaaaacaaacctgatctctctaggacattcagaagccaagttataagcccacaaatgtgtaaatggactacttctttaaagtgacaccagatccggtgacctttgggacatggtttgacccccttaggaaagtgctatcatcatgaaacgttcagatcacttacaactcaacagattctaccttcctgtaacgtttcagcctgattggaccttgttttcacacaaatgaacccagaatgatgtgaaattgtgctttgtgcagcataattctgggtgccatttacaaaccataagtgctaatgactccattcctttttgtggttgtaggggctgttgattggataacactaaaacaaacctaacctctctaggacattcagaagccaagttataagcccacaaaggtgtaactggactgcttctttaaggtgacaccaggcccggtgacctttgggacatggtttgacccactataggaatgtgctatcatcttgaaacgttcagatcacttacaactcaatagattctaccttcctgtaacgtttcagcctgattggaccttgttttcacacaaatgaacccagaatgatgtgaaattgtgcttcgtgcaacataattctgggtgccatttaaaaaccataagtgctaatgactccattcctttttgtggttgtaggggctgttgattggagtatattaaaacaaacctgatctctctaggacattcagaagccaagttataagcccacaaaggtgtaactggactacttctttaaattaacaccagatccggtgacctttgggacattgtttgacccccttaggaaagtgctatcatcatgaaacgttcagatcacttacaactcaacgtttcagcctgattggaccttgttttcacacaaatgaacccataatgatgtgaaattgtgcttcgtgcaacataattctgggtgccatttaaaaaccataagtgcta is a window encoding:
- the LOC107372990 gene encoding uncharacterized protein, which translates into the protein MGNCQHDHLDDQQGKQWIEKDSRSHKALVEIVLNKRWQKDVHKYLHFRSTALLESFQNHILMYASKRQAFSYKVYEARVLLAALDYNFHLNRPAIRNAEGQLIFKRKYNKNARRYSVYSLKSEKGYEYIPVLQSKIINERFARGVGMPRTRSMRDDDPRRLGLVPPIAPPPISELVQIQVSRGLVSELNTATGLQ